In Streptomyces sp. P9-A4, the genomic window CGGCGAGCATGCCGACGACGAGCGAGGTGATGGTGATGCCGAGCTGGGTGCCGGAGAGCTGGAAGGACAGCTCGCGCAGGGCGGTGACGACAGTGCGGGCGCGCCGGTCGCCGGCGGCGGCGGCCCGCTCGGCCTCAGCGCGCTCGACGGTCACGAGACCGAACTCGGCGGCCACGAAGAAGCCGTTGGCGAGGATGAGGACGAAAGCCGCGAAGAGCAGCAGAAGGGAGACGATCATGCCGCCGCCTCCTGGGAGGGGGCGGCGCAGGTACTACCGGACGATCCGTCCATTGCTGGAGGGAGTCACTCCTCGGGTCGAAGGGTGGTCTCGCGGGCCGCGGCTGCGGCCCTGCACACGCGAGACGGTGGTGCCGCTCGGCACCACCGTCTCCAGAGTAGTCACGCGAACGCCCCGAAGGGCAGGGGGTCGGCCCCGGATGGGGGACGGATCGGGGTTCTCCCGGCCGGGTCCCGCACTCCGAAGCTCCGGGTTCAGTCCTCCGCGCCCGTCCCGCGGCTGTCGGCCAGGGCCCGCAGGGCGCGGGCGTCCCGGATGGCCGACTCCTTGGCGATGCCGGGCTGGATGCCGAGCACCGGCAGGCTGGTGCCGTCGCTCAGGTCGAGGAAGACCCAGGGGTCGCCGGGGCGCAGGTTGACCTTGAGGATCTCCGCCCAGGCCAGCCGTCGCGTCCGGGTGATGTTGACGACCGTGACGCCCTCGTCGTCGGCGACGACCTTGGGTCGGCTCAGGAGGACGAGGACCCCGGAGAGCAGCGCGGCGGTGAAGACGAAGCTGACGCGCTCCCCCGGTCCGAGCCGCTCCAGCATCAGCGCCACGGCTGTGATGACGACGAACATCGCGGTGCCCATGGTCAGCAGGATCGCCCGGGTGCGCCCGGGACGGAAGGTGACCGGAAGGGCGGGGGGCTGTGCGGTGGACATCAGGGTTCCTCGGGGCCTCGGGGCGTGCGGACCGTGCCGTCAGAGGCGGCAGGCGTGGATGGCGGTGGTGAGGATGGCGCGGGCGCCGATCTCGTACAGGTCGTCCATGATCCGCTGCGCCTCCTTGGCGGGGACCATCGCGCGGACGGCGACCCAGCCCTCGTTGTGCAGCGGGGAGACGGTCGGCGACTCCAGGCCCGGGGTGAGGGCGACGGCCTGCTCCAGGTGCTCGGCGCGGCAGTCGTAGTCCATCATCACGTACGAGCGGGCCACGAGGACGCCCTGCAGGCGGC contains:
- a CDS encoding PH domain-containing protein, which produces MSTAQPPALPVTFRPGRTRAILLTMGTAMFVVITAVALMLERLGPGERVSFVFTAALLSGVLVLLSRPKVVADDEGVTVVNITRTRRLAWAEILKVNLRPGDPWVFLDLSDGTSLPVLGIQPGIAKESAIRDARALRALADSRGTGAED